A genomic stretch from Pirellulales bacterium includes:
- a CDS encoding 6-phosphofructokinase — translation MKRIGILTAGGDTPALNATIYGAVVRANQCKIEVLGFIKGFSSLFNPRVPHLRLNPLFTTIPELNPNYGGTIIGASRDYVDPRDRGTIEEIADRMKRLGVEGLICIGGDGTLSGMQVLSDYFPTVLAPKTIDNDLGLNYRHEPDEWQREPCEAPPGYRYQRTPSRTKFELDHVINYVTPGFATAVYVSAGGVQRIRTTAESHRRIAIVEVMGRHSGYLALGSAYGQPDMVLIPEVPLNVDRVVERVIELYELQKNVVIVCAEGIVDEHGRELGAIHNSTDPAGNKILSGAAEALRQVLIERMGDSYFTSKRRNESARAAIFTRKVGHTQRGGRPILFDSFYATQLGGHALDLLLQGQVNGVAILQYDRERGFYVSGINGNDFRDRWGMIHARQAHASFYDPERLGLSRTGIDYLLPIFNNALGLDDLEHVRQTMFRRSNLAEPYHSVNVDVNKRICFLD, via the coding sequence ATGAAACGCATCGGCATTCTTACCGCCGGCGGCGATACGCCCGCTCTCAACGCCACGATTTACGGGGCCGTCGTCCGGGCAAATCAATGCAAAATTGAGGTGCTGGGCTTCATCAAAGGCTTCAGCAGCCTATTCAACCCGCGGGTTCCTCACCTACGGCTCAACCCGCTTTTCACGACGATTCCCGAGCTTAACCCCAACTATGGTGGCACGATCATCGGGGCGTCGCGCGACTACGTCGACCCTCGCGACCGTGGCACGATCGAGGAAATCGCCGATCGGATGAAACGGCTGGGGGTCGAGGGGCTGATCTGCATCGGGGGCGACGGCACGCTCAGCGGTATGCAGGTCCTCTCCGACTACTTTCCGACGGTCCTGGCACCAAAGACGATCGATAACGACCTGGGACTGAACTATCGGCACGAGCCCGACGAGTGGCAGCGCGAGCCGTGCGAAGCTCCGCCCGGATATCGCTACCAACGGACACCCTCGCGGACGAAATTCGAACTCGACCACGTTATCAACTACGTTACGCCCGGCTTTGCCACGGCGGTCTATGTTTCGGCCGGCGGCGTGCAGCGCATTCGCACCACGGCTGAAAGCCATCGGCGCATCGCGATTGTAGAAGTCATGGGCCGGCATTCCGGCTACCTGGCCCTGGGCTCCGCCTATGGCCAGCCGGACATGGTGCTGATTCCGGAAGTTCCATTGAACGTCGATCGCGTCGTCGAGCGCGTCATTGAACTTTACGAGTTGCAGAAGAACGTCGTGATCGTTTGCGCCGAAGGAATCGTTGACGAACACGGACGAGAGTTGGGCGCCATCCATAATTCCACCGATCCGGCCGGAAACAAGATCCTCAGCGGCGCGGCCGAGGCACTCCGGCAGGTCCTCATCGAACGGATGGGAGACAGCTACTTCACCAGTAAGCGGCGCAACGAATCAGCCCGGGCCGCGATCTTCACCCGCAAAGTCGGCCACACCCAACGTGGCGGACGGCCGATTCTGTTCGATTCGTTTTACGCCACGCAACTTGGTGGCCATGCCTTGGATCTGCTGCTGCAGGGACAGGTGAATGGCGTCGCGATTCTGCAATATGACCGCGAGCGTGGATTTTACGTTAGCGGCATCAACGGCAACGACTTCCGCGATCGCTGGGGAATGATTCACGCACGGCAGGCACATGCCTCGTTCTACGATCCGGAACGGCTGGGACTGTCGCGCACGGGCATCGATTATTTGCTGCCGATTTTCAACAACGCACTTGGCCTCGATGACCTGGAACATGTGCGGCAAACGATGTTTCGGCGCAGCAATCTGGCCGAACCCTACCATTCGGTCAACGTCGACGTTAACAAACGCATCTGCTTTCTCGACTGA
- the glgP gene encoding alpha-glucan family phosphorylase, whose product MSLLDHPAVDPTIASSAPSTIEALNQLVPGAGDPAGTLNSVVQAIQQHFQTDVCSIYLIKPDRANLVLAATVGLRPESVGRVSMKLHEGLTGLAAEQLRPIVVDDAPRHPRFKYFAEAGEEPYRSFVGVPLLDQGVIQGVLVVQTRDSRSFSRDETAMMVAAANQVAPIVTEARTLEQFIAPAYERIWALARNLWWSWDPVAESLFRELDPVRWRELDHNPIALLSEISMEQLEERSRRHVLHSSLNYTYRRFQEYVKSDDTWGAAHAGVLRARPVIYFSAEFGLHESLPIYSGGLGILAGDHFKSASDLGVPLVGMGLFYDQGYFRQHLTTEGWQSEDYLEVDVKKLPMELALGRDQRPITVAMETRTGQLFARVWRVSVGRNTLYLLDSDVDGNAPEDRDLTARLYGGDQRVRIRQELLLGVGGVRALEALGIVPGVLHLNEGHSAFACLEMVRQRMQREGISFEEARRRVARQVVFTTHTPVPAGHDRFPESLIEEHLGPLRDGLGVSADDLMSQGRVDVGNPEEDFCMTVLALKNSRRANAVASLHGDVSRAMWQCLYPGRSEDEVPIDHVTNGIHVPSWLAPQMRQLYDRHLGPEWIRRSSDPTLWDKIPSIDNGELWETHQVLKSELISFVRGRAMRQAEQRGEPRETVQRLGRALSPDALTIGFARRFATYKRANLLFQDLEQIAALLNDPQLPVQIIFAGKAHPRDIPGKEVLQEIAQFTRDPQFLGKIMFVENYDINVGEHLVQGVDLWLNTPRRPLEASGTSGMKVVLNGGLNFSVLDGWWAEAYDGNNGFAVGTGDTHVLTDVHDRFDADSLYGVLANEVIPLFYNRDQDGLPIAWIARMKAAIRTLGWRFNADRMVRDYVEKCYIPAAGGRSSGVR is encoded by the coding sequence ATGAGCCTGCTCGATCATCCTGCCGTGGACCCTACAATCGCAAGTTCCGCTCCCTCGACCATCGAGGCCCTCAATCAGCTTGTTCCCGGTGCCGGAGATCCGGCCGGCACATTGAACAGCGTCGTCCAGGCGATCCAACAGCATTTTCAGACCGACGTCTGCTCGATCTACCTGATCAAGCCGGATCGGGCGAATCTGGTCCTCGCGGCCACCGTTGGCCTGCGGCCGGAAAGTGTTGGCCGCGTTTCGATGAAGCTGCACGAAGGGCTAACTGGCCTAGCTGCCGAGCAGTTGCGGCCGATTGTCGTCGACGATGCCCCGCGTCACCCTCGCTTTAAGTACTTCGCCGAGGCTGGCGAGGAGCCCTATCGCTCGTTTGTCGGCGTGCCGCTCTTGGATCAGGGCGTGATTCAGGGAGTGCTGGTCGTGCAAACGCGCGACTCGCGTAGCTTTTCACGTGACGAAACAGCCATGATGGTCGCAGCGGCCAACCAGGTCGCGCCGATCGTCACCGAGGCGCGGACTCTCGAGCAATTTATTGCCCCGGCCTACGAACGTATTTGGGCCTTGGCGCGGAATCTATGGTGGAGTTGGGACCCGGTTGCCGAGTCGCTCTTTCGCGAGTTGGATCCGGTCCGCTGGCGCGAGCTGGATCACAATCCGATCGCGCTGTTGAGCGAAATCTCGATGGAACAGCTCGAAGAGCGCTCGCGGCGGCACGTGCTACATAGCAGCTTGAATTACACCTACCGCCGCTTTCAGGAGTACGTCAAATCCGACGACACCTGGGGCGCGGCCCATGCCGGTGTGCTACGCGCCCGGCCCGTGATTTATTTCTCGGCCGAATTCGGTTTGCACGAGTCGTTGCCCATTTACTCGGGTGGACTCGGGATCCTGGCCGGCGACCATTTCAAAAGCGCAAGCGACCTGGGCGTGCCGCTTGTCGGAATGGGGCTGTTTTATGACCAGGGATACTTCCGCCAGCACCTGACAACCGAAGGATGGCAGAGCGAAGACTACCTGGAAGTCGATGTCAAAAAATTGCCGATGGAGTTGGCGCTGGGACGTGACCAGCGTCCTATTACCGTGGCGATGGAGACGCGAACCGGTCAGCTATTCGCTCGTGTTTGGCGAGTTTCTGTTGGCCGTAACACGCTCTACCTGCTCGATTCGGACGTCGATGGCAACGCACCCGAGGATCGCGATCTAACGGCCCGGCTCTACGGAGGTGACCAACGCGTCCGCATTCGCCAGGAATTGCTGCTGGGTGTCGGCGGAGTGCGCGCCCTCGAGGCGTTGGGCATCGTCCCAGGCGTCTTGCATCTGAACGAGGGACATAGCGCTTTCGCTTGCCTAGAAATGGTCCGCCAGCGGATGCAGCGCGAAGGGATCAGCTTTGAAGAGGCGCGGCGCCGCGTGGCGAGACAAGTTGTTTTCACAACGCACACACCGGTCCCGGCCGGCCATGACCGTTTTCCGGAGTCGCTGATCGAAGAACATTTGGGCCCGCTGCGCGACGGATTGGGCGTCAGCGCCGACGACTTAATGTCACAAGGGCGGGTCGACGTCGGCAACCCGGAAGAGGATTTCTGCATGACGGTGCTGGCGCTAAAGAACTCGCGCCGCGCGAACGCCGTGGCTTCCCTGCACGGCGACGTCAGCCGAGCTATGTGGCAGTGTTTGTACCCTGGCCGCTCGGAAGACGAAGTGCCCATCGATCATGTTACCAACGGAATTCATGTTCCGAGTTGGCTCGCACCGCAAATGCGGCAATTGTACGATCGGCACCTGGGGCCCGAATGGATTCGCCGCAGCAGCGATCCGACGCTTTGGGACAAAATTCCCTCGATCGACAACGGCGAATTGTGGGAAACGCATCAGGTCTTGAAAAGCGAGCTGATCAGCTTTGTCCGTGGCCGTGCCATGCGGCAAGCCGAGCAACGAGGCGAGCCGCGCGAGACTGTTCAGCGGCTGGGACGCGCACTGAGTCCGGACGCACTGACCATCGGCTTCGCCCGGCGCTTTGCCACCTATAAGCGGGCGAACCTGCTGTTCCAGGACCTCGAACAAATTGCCGCCCTGCTGAACGACCCTCAACTACCGGTGCAGATCATCTTCGCGGGTAAGGCGCATCCACGCGATATCCCCGGCAAGGAGGTCCTGCAGGAGATTGCCCAGTTTACGCGTGATCCGCAGTTTCTCGGTAAGATCATGTTTGTCGAGAACTATGACATCAACGTTGGGGAGCACCTGGTTCAGGGCGTCGACCTGTGGCTCAACACGCCGCGTCGTCCGTTGGAAGCCTCGGGCACCAGCGGCATGAAAGTGGTGCTCAACGGCGGGCTGAATTTCTCGGTCCTCGATGGTTGGTGGGCCGAGGCATACGATGGCAACAATGGCTTCGCCGTCGGCACGGGAGACACGCATGTGTTGACCGACGTCCACGATCGCTTCGATGCCGACTCGCTGTACGGCGTGTTGGCCAACGAGGTGATTCCGCTGTTCTACAACCGCGATCAGGATGGGCTGCCGATCGCCTGGATCGCGCGGATGAAGGCCGCGATCCGCACGCTTGGCTGGCGCTTCAATGCCGATCGCATGGTGCGCGATTACGTCGAGAAGTGCTACATCCCCGCGGCCGGCGGGCGCTCGAGTGGCGTGCGCTAG
- a CDS encoding choice-of-anchor A family protein, with protein MNRSRGNFGLSAGLSVLLCAALGVMPAFAGPVALGPAGDFNIFVFGDDTQGNSDTEGRVAVGGNAFFSASGWTIGTQASGSTTNLIVGGSLSNQFNTVRGNVLVNGNVSWTGPTIQGSLAVNGNASFGNSGGQINGPVDVFGTYSAPNYFPSNQNPATVTPLPFNFASVKTQLQNESNYLASLTPNGTTAINFQAVSLTATGPQGLYVFDVTGAQLAAAANHGLSISAPSGSTVVVNVDGTADSFQSMGISLAGVDNQHVLYNFSQATSLTVNQIGIEGTILAPNAAVNFAGGQINGSLIAQSVTGQGESHLHLFVGNLPVNPIPEPSTFVLAACGLAAFAGIKAYRRRAGK; from the coding sequence GTGAATCGGTCGCGAGGTAATTTCGGTCTTTCTGCAGGACTCTCGGTCCTGCTCTGTGCAGCGCTTGGCGTGATGCCGGCGTTTGCAGGTCCTGTAGCTCTTGGACCCGCCGGAGATTTCAACATCTTCGTTTTCGGCGACGACACACAAGGCAATAGCGATACCGAAGGGCGCGTAGCCGTCGGTGGAAACGCATTTTTCAGCGCCAGCGGCTGGACGATCGGCACGCAGGCCTCAGGCTCGACGACGAATTTGATCGTCGGCGGCAGTCTCTCGAATCAGTTCAATACCGTACGCGGCAATGTACTAGTCAACGGTAACGTCAGTTGGACGGGACCCACGATCCAAGGCTCGTTGGCCGTTAACGGCAACGCTTCGTTTGGCAATAGTGGTGGCCAGATCAATGGCCCCGTCGACGTTTTCGGAACCTATTCCGCGCCGAACTACTTTCCCTCCAACCAGAATCCGGCTACTGTCACGCCGCTGCCGTTTAATTTCGCCAGCGTCAAGACGCAACTGCAGAATGAGTCGAATTACCTTGCTTCTCTGACGCCGAACGGCACCACGGCAATTAACTTCCAGGCTGTGTCGTTAACGGCAACCGGACCGCAGGGACTGTACGTCTTTGACGTAACTGGCGCCCAACTCGCGGCTGCTGCCAACCACGGGCTGTCGATTTCGGCTCCCTCCGGATCGACCGTGGTGGTAAACGTGGACGGCACTGCGGATTCGTTCCAGAGCATGGGCATCTCGCTCGCGGGCGTCGACAATCAGCACGTGCTGTACAACTTCTCGCAAGCCACGAGCTTGACGGTAAACCAGATTGGCATCGAGGGGACGATTTTGGCCCCCAATGCGGCCGTGAATTTTGCGGGCGGGCAGATCAACGGCAGCCTCATCGCGCAGAGCGTTACGGGTCAAGGCGAAAGCCATCTGCACCTGTTCGTCGGTAACTTGCCGGTCAACCCGATTCCCGAGCCCTCGACCTTCGTGCTGGCCGCTTGCGGCTTGGCAGCGTTTGCGGGCATCAAGGCGTATCGTCGCCGCGCAGGCAAGTAG
- a CDS encoding fatty acid desaturase → MPRPSDCIGQPTAESESSDSAISTGETASDPGDMGTAGLPGRHVLEIDIVRGLSQRSDARGFLRFGTHLACLFATGTLIWLARPHWYLLIPAMILHGFGIVTMFAPMHECIHRTAFKTRQLNDLFGWIAGLICFYNATYYRRYHTWHHRYTQDLERDPELSTPRPRHVLDYVIHVSGLPFWFAKPRELVMIACGRTRHLPYITDDSRRAVTLSGAAQVGVYFAAIAVSLATRNTAILYYWFLPALLAQPLLRAMLIVEHTGCSEDANGLTNTRTTLTAWPVRLYMWNMPFHAEHHLYPSIPFHQLPSAHRKLRERLMHLAPSYTAANRSVVHSLSVREPSETAQA, encoded by the coding sequence ATGCCGCGTCCCTCTGACTGTATTGGTCAACCAACGGCCGAAAGTGAATCGTCGGATTCCGCCATTTCAACGGGCGAGACAGCCAGCGATCCGGGAGACATGGGTACTGCCGGGCTGCCGGGCCGGCACGTCCTTGAGATCGACATCGTCCGCGGCCTCAGTCAGCGCTCGGACGCGCGAGGATTTCTGCGCTTCGGCACGCACCTGGCGTGCTTATTTGCGACCGGCACACTGATTTGGCTGGCCCGGCCGCATTGGTACTTGCTGATTCCCGCCATGATCCTGCATGGTTTCGGGATCGTGACGATGTTTGCCCCGATGCACGAATGCATCCATCGCACGGCGTTCAAGACACGACAACTGAACGATCTGTTTGGCTGGATCGCGGGCCTGATTTGCTTTTACAACGCGACCTATTACCGCCGCTATCACACCTGGCATCATCGCTACACGCAAGACCTCGAGCGCGATCCCGAGTTATCCACGCCGCGCCCACGGCACGTGCTGGATTACGTGATTCACGTGAGCGGCCTACCATTTTGGTTCGCCAAGCCGCGCGAATTGGTAATGATCGCCTGCGGCCGAACGCGGCACTTGCCCTACATTACCGACGATTCTCGCCGCGCCGTGACGTTATCTGGTGCGGCGCAGGTCGGCGTTTACTTTGCGGCGATCGCGGTTTCGCTCGCCACGCGTAACACGGCAATTTTGTATTACTGGTTTTTGCCGGCCCTGCTGGCGCAGCCGCTGTTGCGAGCCATGCTGATTGTCGAGCATACCGGCTGCAGCGAAGACGCCAACGGTCTTACCAACACGCGCACCACACTCACGGCCTGGCCGGTGCGGCTCTACATGTGGAACATGCCATTTCACGCCGAGCATCACCTGTATCCGTCGATCCCGTTTCACCAGTTGCCGAGCGCCCATCGGAAATTGCGCGAACGGTTGATGCACTTGGCGCCCAGCTACACGGCGGCAAATCGTAGCGTTGTCCATTCGCTCTCGGTGCGCGAACCTTCGGAAACGGCCCAGGCTTGA
- a CDS encoding alpha/beta fold hydrolase, producing MVEIVEFDTLLLRSGETIPRAQLAYQTYGQLNAAKSNAILYPTSYGAQHPDIEWLIGPDRILDPTRYFVIIVNMFGNGLSTSPSNLGEQWSDRPWPTFTHVDNIGAQRRLLDEVLGIERLALVYGWSMGGQQALHWGALYPDRVERIAAICSSAKTSIHNRVFLEGIQATLTADAAWNGHRFTTKPERGLRTLGRVYAGWALSQAFYREQLYREIGYASLEDFLIRDWEASFLRRDAGNLLSMIETWKRSDISDNDRYHGDLPRALGSITARTLIMPSATDLYFTAEDALAESRLIPHAQFRSIPSLWGHRAGNPQKSPADEAFIRAAIAELLAA from the coding sequence GTGGTGGAAATTGTCGAGTTCGATACCCTGCTCTTGCGGTCGGGAGAGACAATTCCCCGAGCGCAGCTTGCCTACCAGACCTACGGGCAGCTCAACGCCGCGAAATCGAACGCCATTCTCTATCCGACGTCCTACGGGGCGCAGCATCCGGACATCGAATGGTTGATCGGGCCCGATCGGATTCTTGATCCAACGCGGTACTTCGTGATCATCGTCAACATGTTCGGTAACGGACTATCAACTTCGCCTAGCAATCTCGGCGAGCAGTGGAGTGACCGTCCGTGGCCAACATTCACGCACGTCGACAATATCGGGGCGCAGCGCCGGTTGCTGGACGAAGTCCTAGGCATCGAACGCCTGGCATTGGTCTATGGTTGGTCGATGGGAGGACAGCAAGCCCTGCACTGGGGCGCCCTGTATCCCGATCGCGTCGAGCGCATCGCGGCAATTTGCAGCTCGGCCAAGACCTCGATTCACAATCGCGTGTTTCTCGAAGGGATTCAAGCCACGCTGACCGCAGACGCTGCCTGGAATGGCCACCGCTTCACCACTAAACCAGAACGCGGATTGCGCACCCTGGGACGCGTCTACGCAGGCTGGGCCTTGTCACAGGCCTTTTACCGCGAGCAACTGTACCGTGAGATCGGTTATGCATCGCTCGAGGATTTTCTGATCCGCGATTGGGAAGCCAGCTTTTTGCGCCGCGATGCCGGCAACCTACTATCGATGATCGAAACCTGGAAACGGTCCGATATCAGCGATAACGATCGGTATCACGGCGACTTGCCGCGCGCGCTTGGTTCGATTACGGCGCGCACGTTGATCATGCCCTCGGCTACCGATTTGTACTTCACGGCCGAAGACGCCCTGGCCGAATCACGCCTCATTCCGCACGCCCAGTTTCGTTCCATTCCTTCCCTCTGGGGGCACCGCGCAGGTAATCCCCAGAAAAGCCCGGCTGACGAAGCATTCATCCGTGCCGCGATCGCCGAATTGCTGGCTGCCTAG
- the glnT gene encoding type III glutamate--ammonia ligase, whose product MLEQKAKELGIKYFLVSFSDLFGTQRAKLVPAVAIREVCENGAGFAGFATWLDMTPADPDIFAVPAVESLVQLPWKREIGWLAADLHMNGEPLAQAPRNVLKRSLARLERQGYELRTGVECEFFVVSPDGHSVADAQDSQAKPCYDQQSLVRRYDLIAEICDCMLELGWRPYQNDHEDATGQFEINWAFAPALVTADRQAFFKYMVKSLAERHGLRATFMPKPFDHLTGNGCHVHVSLWDREQGTNLFHSPQDEMGLTSLAYSFIGGLLHSADAVCALTNPTVNSYRRINAPVTSSGATWSPNVISYAGNNRTHMIRIPAPGRVELRLPDGAANPYLMAAAVAESGYDGIANRRDPGPRLDANIYRDAATAATLPMLPDNLLDALRALESNEILREGLGAKFTDSFVKLKRAEWRDYARFVSPWERQHTLDC is encoded by the coding sequence ATGCTGGAGCAAAAGGCGAAAGAGCTGGGTATCAAGTACTTCCTGGTGTCGTTCTCGGACCTGTTTGGCACACAACGGGCGAAGCTGGTGCCGGCTGTCGCGATCCGCGAGGTCTGTGAGAACGGAGCCGGCTTCGCTGGCTTTGCCACCTGGCTGGACATGACCCCGGCGGATCCTGACATTTTCGCTGTGCCGGCGGTGGAAAGCCTGGTGCAGCTTCCGTGGAAGCGAGAAATCGGTTGGCTGGCGGCTGACCTGCACATGAACGGCGAACCACTTGCGCAAGCGCCCCGCAATGTGCTGAAGCGATCGCTGGCGCGGCTCGAACGGCAGGGATATGAATTGCGCACGGGGGTCGAATGCGAATTCTTTGTCGTGTCCCCCGATGGTCATTCAGTGGCCGACGCACAAGACTCCCAAGCAAAGCCGTGCTATGACCAGCAATCGCTCGTGCGTCGTTATGATCTGATCGCCGAGATCTGCGACTGCATGCTGGAACTCGGCTGGCGTCCCTATCAAAACGATCACGAAGACGCGACGGGCCAGTTCGAGATCAACTGGGCCTTCGCCCCCGCGCTGGTCACGGCGGATCGCCAGGCGTTTTTCAAATACATGGTCAAATCGCTCGCCGAGCGGCATGGGCTGCGCGCCACGTTCATGCCGAAGCCATTCGACCATCTGACCGGCAACGGCTGCCACGTACATGTTTCCTTGTGGGATCGCGAGCAAGGAACAAACCTGTTTCACTCCCCTCAGGACGAGATGGGTTTGACGTCGTTGGCCTATTCCTTCATCGGCGGATTGTTGCACTCGGCCGATGCTGTTTGCGCGCTGACGAATCCGACCGTGAATTCTTACCGGCGCATCAACGCTCCGGTGACCAGTTCAGGCGCGACGTGGTCACCCAACGTGATCAGCTACGCCGGCAACAATCGCACGCACATGATTCGCATTCCCGCGCCGGGGCGTGTCGAACTACGCTTGCCCGACGGCGCAGCGAATCCATATCTCATGGCCGCGGCCGTGGCCGAATCCGGATATGACGGCATCGCGAACCGGCGCGATCCGGGGCCGCGCCTGGATGCCAATATTTATCGCGATGCGGCGACCGCGGCAACATTGCCCATGTTGCCGGATAATCTGCTCGATGCGTTGCGGGCGCTTGAGTCAAATGAAATCTTGCGCGAAGGCTTGGGAGCAAAGTTCACGGATTCGTTTGTTAAGTTAAAGCGCGCGGAATGGCGCGATTACGCGCGATTTGTGTCCCCCTGGGAACGCCAGCATACGCTCGATTGCTGA
- a CDS encoding DEAD/DEAH box helicase, with protein MTFEELGLAPQLLRAVAASGYETPTPIQAQSIPHVLAGRDVLGCAQTGTGKTAAFALPLLHRLTNSGNPARGSGRRVRVLVLSPTRELALQICESFQGYGQHTALRYSVIFGGVGQNPQVRALRHGVDVVVATPGRLLDLMNQGFVDLRSVETFVLDEADRMLDMGFLPDLRRIIAKLPVERQTVFFSATMPGPIDQLASDILRDPIRVRVAPAKATTELIEQSVCFVPKKQKPQLLTDMLRNLPVTRALVFTRTKHGADRVAKQLNQSGINAEAIHGNKSQAARQRSLANFKSKRPPVLVATDLAARGIDVDSVSHVFNFDMPNEAETYVHRIGRTGRAGAAGIAVSFCDYDERKHLYAIERLIRRPITVDAAHGAQNLPAPPAEARPADQKSGQRPNKYRADNRSFRKPKKARFGKSPGPNKWRGQRQRPQKAATTT; from the coding sequence ATGACGTTCGAAGAACTTGGTTTGGCGCCGCAATTGTTGCGCGCCGTCGCGGCCTCTGGTTACGAAACGCCGACCCCGATTCAAGCGCAGTCGATCCCGCATGTGCTGGCCGGTCGCGACGTCCTGGGCTGCGCGCAGACGGGCACTGGTAAGACGGCCGCCTTTGCATTGCCGCTGTTGCATCGTTTGACGAATTCTGGAAATCCGGCCCGCGGCTCGGGCCGCCGCGTTCGCGTCTTGGTTCTTTCGCCGACGCGCGAACTGGCGCTGCAAATCTGCGAGAGCTTTCAGGGCTATGGCCAGCACACGGCGCTGCGCTACTCGGTGATCTTCGGCGGCGTCGGGCAGAATCCGCAAGTTCGGGCGCTCCGTCACGGAGTCGATGTGGTTGTTGCCACGCCGGGCCGTTTGCTCGATTTGATGAATCAGGGATTTGTCGATTTGCGTTCGGTCGAGACGTTCGTCCTCGACGAGGCGGACCGTATGCTCGACATGGGCTTTTTGCCTGATTTGCGCCGCATCATTGCCAAGCTGCCCGTTGAGCGGCAGACGGTCTTTTTCTCGGCCACGATGCCCGGCCCGATCGATCAACTGGCGAGCGACATTTTGCGCGATCCAATTCGCGTGCGAGTTGCGCCGGCCAAGGCCACGACCGAGCTGATCGAACAATCGGTGTGCTTCGTGCCAAAAAAGCAGAAGCCGCAACTTTTGACCGATATGCTCCGCAATCTTCCGGTCACGCGCGCCCTGGTCTTCACGCGCACCAAGCACGGCGCCGATCGCGTCGCAAAGCAATTGAATCAATCCGGCATCAACGCCGAGGCGATCCACGGCAACAAAAGTCAGGCCGCACGGCAGCGCAGTCTGGCCAACTTCAAGTCGAAGCGTCCGCCGGTGTTGGTGGCCACGGATCTGGCCGCGCGTGGCATCGACGTCGACAGCGTATCGCACGTTTTTAACTTCGACATGCCGAACGAGGCCGAAACCTACGTGCATCGCATCGGTCGTACCGGCCGAGCCGGCGCTGCGGGTATCGCCGTGTCGTTCTGCGACTACGACGAACGCAAGCATCTGTATGCTATCGAACGTCTCATTCGTCGACCCATCACGGTCGATGCCGCTCACGGGGCACAGAACCTGCCGGCTCCTCCCGCCGAGGCGCGTCCGGCCGATCAGAAGTCCGGCCAGCGGCCGAACAAGTATCGTGCCGATAACCGCTCCTTCCGCAAGCCGAAGAAGGCTCGTTTCGGCAAATCGCCAGGTCCGAATAAATGGCGTGGACAGCGTCAGCGTCCGCAGAAGGCAGCGACGACCACCTGA